The genomic segment AGTACAAATTGAAAACAGCCAACTGATGCATTTTTAATTGAATTGAAGTAACTATGAATTGGCATGTTCAGAGAATAgttgacagaggagagagagtatgaCAGGCTGAGGAAGAGCGTGCATcaaagaggagaatgagagagtgatagagaatgATATCATGAAAGAGATAACATTAAACCTGAAATCCTTGTTCCTGCTTGCTGAGCCATTGGAATGAGCTGTTTGTCTCTGAATCCTTAagccaggccttcatggtcatcTACAGGTATAAACAATTATGATTATGTATGAGTATGGGTATTAAGTATGAATATGATTGTGGACATTAGGTTTCAATTGTCAGACACACAATGCTTGATGTCTTGAGTTCTAAAACGTTGACACTGATATCTGGAGGCAAAACACTTAAAAATGTGTCTGTTCACAGTCCTTGATATTAACATTTAGCTCAAAGGCAAAAAAAATCTATTTGGATTCCTGTCATAAATGGATGTGTTCTCCGCTAGTCCAGACAGTATCTCATTATTCTGTAGCCACCTGCTGTATTTGGTATTGCAGGAGCATCCCCACTGAGGGATAAATAGAGAGGTGTGAGGGTGAGAGGTGAGGTGTGTGGGGTACTGATGATGTTGTTGTCTACCTGGGCGTCTCGGGGTGAAGGCAGGTCTGTGCGGGTGTGCCAGAGAAGTTGCAGTAGACTAGGAGAGCATCATTGGGGCTGCCCTGGTTGGGGTCAATATAATACATCCCTGTACAGACACACAGCAACCATAACCTCAGAGTTAGTGTACCCTCATCCTGACCTGAAAAGCTCCTGTATATTCACTAGTTTTCATATGAAAATTAGTGAATAGGGACACATTCTCTAGCGTGCACTTCTCTAGGGACATATTCTCTAGGGACACATTCTCTTGCGGGTACTTCTCTAGGGACACATTCTTTAGGGACACATTCGCTAGGGACACAATCTCTCGGGACACATTCTCTAGCGGGTACTTCTCTAGGGACACATTCTTTAGGGACACATTCGCTAGTGATTACTTATACGTTGAAAGGCCCAGCggttctaaatcaaatcaaattgtatttgtcacatgcaccgaatggaacaggtatagatagaccttactgtgaaatgcttgcttacttaagacattttttattaaataaactaaataaaaaattaaaagtaacacaataaaataacaataaagaggcgacactgtatatacagggggtacaggttagtcaaggtaatttgcaCATGTAAGTAGGagtaaagttactatgcatagataataaacagtgagtagcaaggcaagggctgatttcaaggttttactgttaacctacaaagcattatatgggcttgctcctacctatctctctgatttggtcctgccgtacatacctacacatacgctacggtcacaagaagcaggcctcctaattgtgactagaatttctaagcaaacagctggaggcagggctttctcctatagagctccatttttatggaatggtctgcctacccacgtGAGAGAAGcaaactctgtctcaacctttaagtctttactgaagactcatctcttcagtgggtcatatgattgagtgtagtctggcccaggagtgggaaggtgaacggaaagactctggagcaacgaaccacccttgctgtctctgcctggccggttcccctctttccactgggattctctaaccctaacgctaaccctttaaccctattacaggggctgagtcactggcttactggggctctttcataccatcCCTAGGAGGAGTGCgtgacttgagtgggttgagtcactgatgtgatcttcctgtctgggttggtgcccccttGGGTTgcgccatggcggagatctttgtgggctatactcgaccttgtctcaggatgttaagttggtggttgaagatatccctctagtggtgtaggggctgtgctttggcaaagtgggtggggttatatccttcctgtttggccctatccggggtgtcctcggatggggcctcagtgtctcctgacccctcctgtctcagcctccagtatttatgctgcagtagtttatgtgtcgggggctagggtcagtttgttatatctggagtacttctcctgtcctattcggtgtcctgtgtgaatttaagtgtgctctttctaattctctctttctctctttctttctctctctctctctctctctctctctctctctctctctctctctctcggggacctgagccctaggaccatgcctcaggactacctgacatgatgactccttgctgtccccagtccacctggccgtgctgctgctccagtttcaactgttctgccttattattattcgaccatgctggtcatttatgaacatttgaacatcttggccatgttctgttataatctccacccggtacagtcagaagaggactggccaccccacatagcctggttcctctctaggtttcttcctaggttttggcctttctagggagtttttcctagccaccgtgcttctacacctgcattgcttgctgtttggggttttaggctgggtttctgtacagcactttgagatatcagctgatgtacgaagggctatataaataaatttgatttgattttgatttgagtagcagcagtgtaaaaacaaagggggggggggtcaatacaAATAGCCCGGGTGGCTATTTAATTAATTGTTCATcggtcttatggctttggggtagacgCTGTTAGACCTAGACTTGacactccggtacagcttgctgtgcggtagcagagagaacagtctatgacctgggTGATTGGAGTCTGACACTTTTtttggcctttctctgacaccgcctattatataggtcctggatggcaggaagcttggccccagcgaTTTACTTggccgtacgtactaccctctgtagtaccttaTGGTCGGATGcagagcagttgctataccaggtgATGcaacccgccaggatgctcttgatggtgcagctgtagaacttggaggaactggggacccatgccaaattttttcagtctcctgaggggtaaAAGGCTCTGTCGTACCCttctcacgttgagggagaggttgttgtaatGGCACCACActgcaggtctctgacctcctccctgtagactatcaggcctaccactgttgtgtcatcagcaaacttaatgatggtgctggagtcatgcttggcaacgcagtcgtgggtgaacagggagtacaggagggaacaaAGCAtgcaggatccagtttcagagggaggtgtttagtcccagggtccttagcttagtgatgagctttgtgggcactatggtgttgaatgatgagctgtagtcattgaacagcattctcacataggtgttccttttgtccatgtgggaaaagggaagtgtggagtgcgattgagattccgtcatctgtggatctgttggggtggtaagcaattggagtgggtctagcgtTTCTGGGATGATTGGTGCTGATGTGAGGcaagaccagcctttcaaagtacttcatgtctaccgacgtgagtgctacggagcggtagtcatttaggcaggttaacctcactttcttgggcacagagactatggcggtctgcttgaaacatgtaggtattacagagggagaggtcagggagaggttgaaaatgtcagtgaagacacttgccagttcgtctgcgcatgctctgagtacacagcCTCGTAATCCGTCTGGCCGTAATctgtcttgtgaatgttgacctgtttaaaggtcttgctcacatcggctatggaaaGCATGatcacagtcatctggaacagctggtactctcatgcatgcttcagtgttgcttgcctcgaagcaagcataaaatGAATTTAGCCCATCTGGTAGGCTGGCATTACTGGTTAGCTCATGGCTAGGTTTctctttgtagtccataatagtttgcaagccctgccacatccgacgagcatcagagccagtatagtatgattcaatcttagtcctgtattgatgctttgcctgtttgatggtttgtctaagggtatagcgggatttcttattagcgtccggattagtgttgtgctccttgaaagcggcagctcaagCTTTTCGCTTGGTGCGaacgttgcctgtaatccatggcttctggttgggatatgtacgtttggtcactgtggggacgacgtcttcgatgcacttattgattcTAATTTGCATTGAAAACGTGAGAGTCCTGAGATTAGGATGCTGTGGCCATTCTTATGTGCCTTTAAATTAGCTTTGGgttatagatatacagtacaggtaTAGACAGAGGGTTTCTGACCGCTGGCGTAGTCGGGGTGGCAGAGCCACAGCTCCATGCAGGTGGTGGAAGGGTGCTCCTTGCTGCCATCAGGGGAGTCTACCAGCAGCCTCAGGTCCTGGTGCAGAGAGTCCAGCAGGGTCTGGATCAGGGGGTAGTTGGGCTTATCTGACAGGTACTGAAGGTCCTACAATGGTGATGAGAATGATATGATCATTATGGAGTTATTCCTTCCACCAGTTCATCTAATGGCCTATTACATCTGCATCCCAAAAGTAGTGGACTAGGTAGGGAATACAATTTGAGACACAGACCTACTTGCTGATCATAAATGACTTGCCTTGAGTTGAGTAAGGGTCATGTTTACTGAGGGTCCTGGAAGTCCAGGGAGTCCAGGTGCCCCCTGAAACAAACGCAACAAAAGAGTGGGACTAGGGTTGGAAAATTTcagtaactttcccaaaattcccaggttttccataAATTCTGGTTGGAATAATGCTTCAATCAGGTGGTAATATGCAGGAAATCAGGGAATCTTCCaagcaggatttctggaaaacctgggaattttgggaaagtAACCGGAATTTTGCAACCTTAAGTGCTGTGTAATGGATGCAATGGTATTGAGTCTCTGTGGTCAATGGACCAATGCGTATGAAATCAGTGTCACTTACCGGCAGGCCCCTTGTCCCAGGTTGCCCAGGAAATCCCTCAAAGCCTTTCAAACCCTATGGAAATACAGCCCATAATGCGATGAGAGTGGACTTATACCATTCCATACTTGCAATGGCATATTCAAATGTAATTTTATAAGGAAATGCACACTTCCTATTACTTTCCTTTGTATCTTCCAGTGTGATGACATGATGTGGTTGTGAATGTTTTCTTTTAATCTAGGCACTGTGAGACAAAGCTAACACACAACTCTACATGGGGTTTGGTTTTGAAAGAAGATAATGTGTGTATGATTTGAAAAGACGAGAAAATAAGATGTTATATCATACCTTCTCGCCAAACAAACCCTACAGATAAAGAGAGAATAAAAGGAGATGAGTTTGAATATCAGTTCTGAAGCACACTGCTCTGCACTAACAGCTGTTTCAATCTTTCAATGCCCTCTTATTCACTGCATTACGATCACATTAGCCACAGCTTCACTGCTTTTAGAGGCGAGGCAATGGCGTCTTCAATGGCCACAAGTTGAAAAGAGTAATAATCTACAGCTAAACCCGGAGAGAATGGCATAATGGCAGGACAGCCTGGTGATAATAAGGAAATGGACTTGAGTTAACAGAGTCTTGCTTATTAAGACAGTCTGCAATTAAAATGGAATTCGAGACATTATCCTAATCGTCATAATAACGCCTCGATGAAGCATGCATAGTCTTCGTCTTGATGGTTAATAGACAGGGGTTGTTAAGCTACGTGGCTGAAAGATGAACTTTGTGGTCTAGTGCTCGTTTGTCCTCGCAAGAACTACGATTTCCGTCGGcagtgccccaaatggcaccctattctatacTGCATAAGGAATAGAGGGCCATTTGGGCGGCAGTGAGTGTTGTGCCAGTAATCGAAATGTCACCGGTACGAATCCCCGAGCCAACTAgctgaaaaatctgttgatgtgcccttgagcaaggcacttaaccctatttgctcctgtaagtcactctggataagtgtgtctgctaaatgactgaaatgtaaaatGTGGGAAGATTTAAAAGGGCTTGAGAAAATATTTCTGAGATTATCCAGAAGGGGGACTTACAGGTAGTCCTGGCATCCCAGGTGTTCCTCTTGGCCCAGACGGTCCAATATTCCCCTGGTGGGAAATAATAGATAATGAAACGTCAATGAAAAGTTATCAATCAATCTTTTCAGAAAGTAAAAGGAATCAAAAGTCTGATAGATCAGTTTAGATTGAATGAGCCTCATCATGGCTTTTGGCAATTGTTACTAGAGGATATGGTGTTATCATTGAGAGTTCTTGCTATAGATGTTTTGAGAGGAACAGTGTGTTCAGATAGTGTTGTTTTACCTGATCTCCCTTTGGGCCCacctgtcctggcaccccaacagGACCCAGACTACTCTGTAAAACATAAAGTTAGTCAGTTtgtctgtcctggcaccccaacagGACCCAGACTACCCTGTAAAACATAAAgttagtcagtctgtctgtcctggcaccccaacagGACCCAGTACCCTGTAAAACATgttagtcagtctgtctgtcctggcaCCCAAACAGGACCCAGACTACTCTGTAAAACATAAAGTtagccagtctgtctgtcctggcaccccaacagGACCCAGACTACCCTGTAAAACATAAAgttagtcagtctgtctgtcctggcaCCCAAACAGGACCCAGACTACTCTGTAAAACATAAAgttagtcagtctgtctgtcctggcaccccaacagGACCCAGACTACTCTGTAAAACATAAAgttagtcagtctgtctgtcctggcaccccaacagGACCCAAACTACCCTGTAAAACATAAAGTTAGTCAGTTtgtctgtcctggcaccccaacagGACCCAGACTACTCTGTAAAACATAAAgttagtcagtctgtctgtctggcaccCCAACAGGACCCAGACTACCCTGTAAAACATAAAgttagtcagtctgtctgtcctggcaccccaacagGACCCAGACTAGTAAAACATACAgttagtcagtctgtctgtcctggcaccccaacagGACCCAGACTACCCTGTAAAACATACAgttagtcagtctgtctgtcctggcaccccaacagGACCCAGACTACCCTGTAAAACATACAgttagtcagtctgtctgtcctggcaccccaacagGACCCAGACTACCCTGTAAAACATAAAgttagtcagtctgtctgtcctggcaccccaacagGACCCAGACTACCCTGTAAAACATAAAGTTAGTCAGTTtgtctgtcctggcaccccaacagGACCCAAACTACTCTGTAAAACATAAAGTTAGTCAGTTtgtctgtcctggcaccccaacagGACCCAGACTACCCTGTAAAACATAAAGTTAGTCAGTTtgtctgtcctggcaccccaacagGACCCAGACTACCCTGTAAAACATAAAGTTAGTCAGTTtgtctgtcctggcaccccaacagGACCCAGACTACTCTGTAAAACATAAAGTTAGTCAGTTtgtctgtcctggcaccccaacagGACCCAGACTACCCTGTAAAACATAAAgttagtcagtctgtctgtcctggcaccccaacagGACCCAGACTACCCTGTAAAACATAAAGTTAGTCAGTTtgtctgtcctggcaccccaacagGACCCAGACTACCCTGTAAAACATAAAgttagtcagtctgtctgtcctggcaccccaacagGACCCAGACTACCCTGTAAAACATAAAgttagtcagtctgtctgtcctggcaccccaacagGACCCAAACTACCCTGTAAAACATAAAGTTAGTCAGTCTGTCTGACCTGGCACCCCAACAGGACCCAGACTACCCTGTAAAACATAAAGTTAGTCAGTTtgtctgtcctggcaccccaacagGACTCTGATTACCTTGTAAAACTTATGTCTGTCACAGCCCATCTACTATTTACAGCAGAGTATTTTAGGAAATGTCATATTTCTAGATTGTTCCCAAACCTGTCAGTATGTCGTTTTTCTATGGTGTTAAAACTGACATCAGGGCTCGTTTGTAGTGTCTCGGATTAAGAGTGCTGATCTGGAGAATTTTTATGAATGCCAGAAGTTTTTCACACAGAAGTCAGAACCAGAAGTACCTTTAGGCCATCACGCCCTGGCAGACCGAGCGGCCCTATGTTCCCCTTTTCTCCCTgtggggagaggaacacagagggtGAAGTCTTCACAGTGCATTTCTCTCTAAATTCACTAGTATCAATAATTCAGCCTGATCTATTCATACCTCACTCCCTTTTTCACCCTGatcccccctgtctcctcccaagCCTGGGATTCCCTGAGAGAGAAAAGACATCCATCAGTTGTGTATCAATCATCAGCTGATCTAAAGCATTATCATGTAGCAATGCATTGCTTTCAACATCCTTTTCTCTAATCAAATAATATTTCTGATAAAGGAGAAGTACGTAAGAGACTCTCCTGTCTGGGATTGAATTATGAAATGGTGAAATAGATGACGACAGTCCTAATTGATGAGAGTAGAAATCTGTTGGACTTACTATAGACCCCACCCATCCTGGAACACCAATCAATCCCAcatgtcccctctctccctgtaggaatGACAGGAAATGTTGGTGCACGCCATGAAATATTATAGTATCATGGTTAAGAGAtcgttgtgtatgtgtgtgtgacccttCACATCACCCAACATCTGACCtttggtcctctctctcctcttgtgcCCCTGATTCCAGCCTTGCCTCTTTTCCCCTGTGGATGTTTACAATGTTGGTGAACGAGGCAATACACACAGGGTAAAACACACTGACACATCTCGTTCGTctcctaaatgacaccctattccctttatagtccactcaaaagtaatgcactataaagggaatagcgtGTCATGTATATATGGAACAGGGCACCAGTTGGGATGCATCCCTCATCTTTCATTCAGGAACCTGAAtaatatttgttatttttctagAATACACCCCTTTTATTTCCACTGTTACATTGAATGGATTGAAGGAAGGGGCTCTTACACTCCTTCCGATGTGACCTGTCTTTCCAGGTGATCCATCTCTGCCGTCATCTCCCTGTAGAGAAAACACAGCATCAACAAACAGGGGGACCTAGTCTAGCCTCTCTGTATGCATGAGTGTCCCCAGAGAGGTGAGGAGAACATGGGACCTGAGACTGGGTTTCACAGCacaagaagagaagagaacaatAGAGAAACAGAGAATCCTGATCTCACCTTCTCTCCTTTCAGTCCCTGTTTTCCCTCAGGTCCTGGGTTTCCCCTGACACCCTGAAACATTCAACACAGTAGAATGACTTAAAGAAACTTACCAGATGTCAGAGAAAGATAATAGGGTAGAAAATATCAGTGACCTTCTGGTAGTGCTGCTAGCTTTTCAATATCACAATATGCCCATTTGACACTGCTTGAGGTCATCAATATCGGCTAAATAATAAACTTAGACGGACACCGGTTGCTATAAGAGCATAATGAACTAATTACATAATCTGTGGCATCCCTTTGCCCCACCCCTGTGTTTGTGAACTCACCAATGCCCCTAGGGGACCTTCTGGCCCCTGGGCTCCCACCTCACCCTGTGGCCCCTGTggtgggagaggagacaacaacaaacAAGGAAGAATGAAGCAGAAGCAAAGAGTAAAATATAATACAGAGTTAATGGTAGATATGTGTATGAGGTGCGGGACATAGCCTGAGTGCGGGACATGTTTGACTTGATAATGAGCAATGGAGTTGGCAAGTATAcaagcagatctgggaccaggctaagatgTTGCTGTTCTTTACCTCCAAACCAAGAAGTGCTGGGGGCCCTCTGATGCCTGGCAGACCGTCAACCCCCTAGAGAGACAATTACAAAATCAAAACATACATTGTAGACTATTTTTGATTTGGTACAGTATATTTTGAAAATGATATTCATAAGAAAACCAGACATTAAATTGGGGTTAAATGGGCTACTGTCTATTTCCCATGAACATTGGACTTGCTTTAGGGGCCAAACTGAATGCAACACTGAATGGGCTCACCTGTTCTCCTGGCTCGCCTGGTCCCCCTggctcccctttctctccatctagtCCTGGCTCACCTTTATGGCCCAAGTCTCCTCAGTCCCAACCTTCCCTACTGGACCCTGCAATAGATACCACACCAGCACATGGACAATGTTATTCGTAGGAGAATCACTGGGAACATGGCTGACTTGACTAGACCATGGTCTAAGAGACGGTGAGACACTGACCTGTGGTCCTGGCGTCCCTGTGTCACCTCTGACTCCTTGAAGTCCAGCCACCCCCTTAGAATACAACAACAAGACAACATGaaatcagaccaaaaggacaaaTGGATAATGCCCTTCACCATGCACTTAGGTTATGAAGCGACCCTTACCGGAGGTCCTGTTTTGCCTTGAGGTCCGATGGCTCTGCTAGGCCCAGACTCCCCTggggagaaagggacagagaaaaAAATTGGAATTATAGATGGAAGCGTTTATAATTTCCCTATCCTGAATTGCTACTCCATTTGGTGTGCAGGCTAGGGAATCAAGATATTACCTTCTCTCCCTGAGGTCCATCAGGCCCTGGAGGCCCCCTAGGGCCCATAATACCCTGGGAAGAAATAGAAGAGACCAACGGATCACTGTACATCCTGACAACACTCATCGCAAACCTGAGTGTTTCCCTGATTCCTTGCATCCTATCTCCTTGCTTCCTTCTCAACCATACTGGAGGAGAAGATTCAAGGTCCCTCACTTCAGGCCTTcttctccaatgggttttgagaaagaAGCAAGAAAAGTGGGTGTGAGGAGTTGAGGAAAAATGAATCGAGAAAGGGCCTAACAGAGCAGAGAAGTCtaacccaaggacgccagaggacaaaaatcagtgaaccacctaactgaggaactcaatttaaccttgcgcaataccctagatgcagttgcacccctaaaaactaaaaacatttctcataagaaactagctccctggtacacagaaaatacccgagcgctgaagcaagcttccagaaaattggaatggaaatggcgccacaccaaactggaagtcttccgactagtttggaaagacagtaccgtgcagtaccgaagagcacttactgctgctcgatcatcctatttttctaacttaattgaggaaaataaggacAATCCGAAATtactttttgatactgtcgcaaagctaactaaaaagcagcattccccaagagaggatggctttcactttagcagtgatgaattcatgaacttctttgaggaaaatatcatataaaacagagatgcttgttctaggtcccaagaaataAAGAGATcttttgaatctgacaattaatcttaatggttgtacagtcgtctcaaataaaattgtgaaggacctcggcgttactctggaccctgatctctcttttgaagaacatatcaagaccatttcaaggaaagcttttttccatctacgtaacattgcaaaaatcagaaactttctgtccaaaaatgatgcagaaaaatgtatccatgcttttgttacttctaggttagactactgcaatgctccgGCTACCCGgaaaaagcactaaataaacttcagttagtgctaaatacggctgctagaatcctgacgagaaccaaaatattttatcatattactccagtgctagcctccctacactggcttcctgtcaaggcaagggatgatttcaaggttttactgctaacctacaatgcattacatgggcttgttcctacctatctctctgatttggtcctgccgtacatacctacacgtacgctacggtcacaggcctcctaattgtccctataatttctaagcaaacagctggaggcagggctttctcctatagagctccatttttatggaatggtctgcctacccatgtaagagacgcaaacttggtctcaacctttaagtctttactgaagactcatctcttcagtgggtcatatgattgagtgtagtctggcccaggagtgggaaggtgaacggataggctctggagcaacgaaccgcccttgctgtctctgcctggccggttccctctttccactgggattctctgcctctaaccctattacaggggctaagagtcactggcttactggggctctttcatacagTCCCTGGGGgggatcttcctgtctgggttggcgctccccagtacttctcctgtcctattcggtgtcctgtgtgaatttaagtgtgctctctctaattctctctttctttctctctctcggagtacctgagccctaggaccatgcctcaggactacctgacatgatgactccttgctgtccccagtc from the Oncorhynchus masou masou isolate Uvic2021 unplaced genomic scaffold, UVic_Omas_1.1 unplaced_scaffold_2730, whole genome shotgun sequence genome contains:
- the LOC135533854 gene encoding collagen alpha-1(I) chain-like, whose amino-acid sequence is MERKGSQGDQASQENRGLTVCQASEGPQHFLGPQGEVGAQGPEGPLGALGVRGNPGPEGKQGLKGEKGDDGRDGSPGKTGHIGRSGEKGNIGPLGLPGRDGLKGLFGEKGLKGFEGFPGQPGTRGLPGAPGLPGLPGPSVNMTLTQLKDLQYLSDKPNYPLIQTLLDSLHQDLRLLVDSPDGSKEHPSTTCMELWLCHPDYASADVSKTFKQVNIHKTDYGQTDYEAVYSEHAQTNCSSKFYSCTIKSILAGCITWYSNCSASDHKNVSLEKYPLENVSREIVSLANVSLKNVSLEKYPQENVSLENMSLEKCTLENFYYPGANVVQMRFLRLQSWKAVQRIIYSCHPGHRLGHTDREVKFLADTRRQSFLGALKDCMPGEEVDSLEPRESVFEFEDLNLLPVRDVAVFGGGNFTHEFGFTIGPICFS